Proteins co-encoded in one Ruegeria sp. HKCCD4315 genomic window:
- the ftsZ gene encoding cell division protein FtsZ yields the protein MTLNLSMPGHDELKPRITVFGVGGAGGNAVNNMIEKQLDGVDFVVANTDAQALQQSQSSARVQLGVKVTEGLGAGARPTVGAAAAEESIEQIVDHLAGAHMCFITAGMGGGTGTGAAPIIAQAARELGVLTVGVVTKPFQFEGAKRMRQAEDGVEALQKVVDTLIIIPNQNLFRLANEKTTFTEAFSMADDVLYQGVKGVTDLMVRPGLINLDFADVRAVMDEMGKAMMGTGEATGEDRAVQAAEKAIANPLLDEISLKGAKGVLINITGSHDLTLFELDEAANRIREEVDPEANIIVGSTLDTAMEGGMRVSVVATGIDASEKPVDVPVARRSMSEPLTRTVSAEEHIQEDAPVAAEMVEAAPQMEEPREPSLFEAAEEPAQPQFLPRDEREEDDLPPPAYQPRVADFEPQPEHVEPASESFVAPRGHAAGTPSPEALQRLQAAVQKVPSAPQRPAAPRQPEAVSQPEPEERSRFGFNRLIDRMTGHAADTPAQAPRQQPVLRQSEATAPVQDEADPEQDRIEIPAFLRRQAN from the coding sequence ATGACATTGAATCTTTCGATGCCCGGGCACGACGAACTGAAGCCTCGGATTACAGTATTTGGCGTTGGCGGTGCAGGCGGGAACGCCGTCAATAATATGATTGAGAAACAGCTGGACGGCGTCGACTTTGTGGTCGCCAACACCGACGCGCAGGCGCTGCAGCAAAGCCAGTCTTCGGCACGCGTGCAGTTGGGCGTGAAGGTCACCGAAGGTCTGGGCGCAGGGGCTCGTCCAACCGTTGGCGCGGCAGCCGCCGAAGAAAGCATCGAGCAGATCGTCGATCATCTGGCAGGCGCGCATATGTGCTTTATCACCGCCGGTATGGGCGGCGGCACCGGCACCGGCGCTGCACCGATCATCGCGCAAGCCGCCCGTGAATTGGGTGTGCTGACGGTGGGTGTCGTCACCAAGCCTTTCCAATTCGAAGGCGCCAAGCGGATGCGTCAGGCCGAAGACGGCGTTGAAGCACTGCAAAAGGTTGTCGACACGCTGATTATCATTCCGAACCAGAACCTGTTCCGTCTGGCCAACGAAAAGACCACCTTTACCGAAGCCTTCTCGATGGCAGACGACGTTCTGTATCAAGGCGTTAAGGGTGTGACGGACCTGATGGTTCGTCCTGGCCTGATCAACCTCGATTTTGCCGATGTTCGTGCCGTGATGGACGAGATGGGCAAAGCGATGATGGGAACCGGCGAGGCAACCGGCGAAGATCGTGCGGTTCAAGCGGCAGAAAAAGCCATTGCCAACCCGCTGCTGGACGAAATCAGCCTCAAAGGCGCGAAGGGCGTGCTGATCAACATCACCGGCAGCCACGACCTGACCCTGTTCGAACTGGACGAAGCGGCCAACCGCATTCGCGAAGAAGTGGACCCCGAAGCAAACATCATCGTCGGGTCGACGCTGGACACAGCCATGGAAGGCGGCATGCGTGTATCGGTCGTTGCGACCGGTATCGACGCCAGCGAAAAACCCGTGGATGTACCTGTTGCGCGTCGGTCAATGTCCGAGCCACTGACACGCACCGTTTCGGCGGAAGAGCACATTCAGGAAGACGCACCTGTTGCAGCCGAAATGGTAGAAGCCGCGCCTCAGATGGAAGAGCCTCGTGAACCTTCGCTGTTTGAGGCAGCGGAAGAGCCTGCGCAACCGCAGTTCCTGCCGCGAGACGAGCGGGAAGAGGATGATCTGCCGCCTCCGGCGTACCAGCCGCGCGTCGCCGACTTTGAGCCGCAGCCCGAACACGTCGAACCCGCGTCCGAAAGCTTTGTCGCCCCGCGCGGCCATGCGGCAGGGACACCGTCGCCTGAAGCGCTGCAGCGTCTGCAGGCGGCTGTACAAAAGGTTCCGTCTGCGCCGCAGCGTCCGGCTGCACCGCGTCAGCCCGAGGCCGTTTCGCAGCCCGAACCTGAAGAGCGGTCGCGTTTTGGCTTCAATCGTCTGATCGATCGGATGACCGGTCATGCTGCGGATACACCGGCGCAAGCACCGCGTCAGCAACCGGTTCTGCGCCAGTCCGAGGCCACCGCGCCGGTCCAGGATGAGGCCGATCCGGAGCAGGATCGTATCGAAATTCCTGCCTTCCTGCGCCGTCAAGCCAACTGA
- the lpxC gene encoding UDP-3-O-acyl-N-acetylglucosamine deacetylase, protein MQHTLKSPVTFKGVGLHGGQPATMVLKPAAAGHGIWFKRTDIHLGDAMIPAIYHAVERSPLCTRLVNDSGVSVSTIEHIMAALAGCGVHNALIEIDGPEVPIMDGSSIDFVRGIMAKGVRRQASPVLAYEVLKPVTASREGADASIVPADGLIIDFHIDFEDSAIGSQTKTLDMRNGSFARELSDCRTFCRRTDVEAMRANGLALGGTLDNAVVVQGDEVLTPGGFRRADEAVRHKMLDALGDLYLAGGPILGHFTGNKSGHSLTNTLLRNLFETPGAVRPMLCTPQQAARLPGQGLIVNEIPEVA, encoded by the coding sequence TTGCAACATACGCTCAAATCTCCGGTCACGTTCAAAGGCGTTGGACTGCATGGCGGCCAACCCGCAACCATGGTTCTAAAGCCTGCTGCGGCGGGGCATGGGATTTGGTTCAAACGTACGGATATTCATCTGGGCGATGCGATGATCCCGGCCATCTACCATGCGGTCGAGCGTTCCCCGCTCTGCACGCGACTGGTGAATGACTCAGGCGTCTCGGTCTCGACCATTGAACATATCATGGCCGCATTGGCCGGATGTGGTGTACACAATGCGCTGATCGAGATTGATGGTCCCGAAGTGCCGATCATGGACGGGTCTTCGATCGACTTCGTGCGCGGTATCATGGCAAAAGGCGTGCGCCGTCAAGCCAGCCCGGTTCTGGCCTATGAGGTTCTGAAGCCCGTGACCGCGTCGCGCGAAGGCGCGGATGCCAGTATCGTTCCTGCCGACGGTTTGATCATCGACTTCCACATTGATTTCGAAGACAGCGCAATCGGCAGCCAGACCAAAACGCTGGATATGCGCAACGGTTCCTTTGCGCGCGAACTCAGCGATTGCCGTACATTCTGCCGTCGCACGGATGTCGAAGCCATGCGTGCCAACGGGCTGGCCTTGGGCGGTACGCTGGACAATGCCGTTGTTGTTCAGGGCGACGAGGTACTGACGCCCGGTGGTTTCCGCCGCGCCGACGAAGCTGTGCGTCACAAGATGCTGGATGCTCTGGGTGACCTCTATCTGGCAGGTGGTCCGATTTTGGGCCACTTCACCGGTAACAAATCGGGCCATTCTCTGACCAACACCCTTCTGCGCAACCTGTTCGAGACACCCGGTGCGGTGCGTCCGATGCTGTGTACGCCGCAGCAGGCCGCACGTCTGCCGGGGCAGGGCCTTATTGTAAACGAAATTCCGGAAGTCGCCTGA